In one Methylobacterium sp. SyP6R genomic region, the following are encoded:
- a CDS encoding PilZ domain-containing protein: MSELRRETRLRTFLKGRIVFNNGNSSMDCLVRDISASGARLMLSETATLPNGFDLIIPAKDRTHKATLRWRKADSIGVTFAEEPARPTPAGAEVTPAALLARIHELEAENATLRRLLKEAEVMALERSL; the protein is encoded by the coding sequence ATGTCCGAGCTGCGCAGGGAAACCCGCCTGCGGACGTTCCTGAAGGGACGCATCGTCTTCAACAACGGCAATTCCAGCATGGATTGCCTGGTCCGCGACATCTCGGCCTCGGGCGCCCGGCTGATGCTCAGCGAGACCGCGACCCTGCCGAATGGTTTCGACCTCATCATCCCGGCCAAGGACCGCACCCACAAGGCGACCCTGCGCTGGCGCAAGGCCGACAGCATCGGGGTGACCTTCGCGGAAGAACCGGCCCGGCCGACGCCTGCCGGGGCCGAGGTCACCCCGGCGGCGCTGCTCGCCCGCATCCACGAACTGGAGGCCGAGAACGCCACCCTGCGCCGCCTGCTGAAGGAGGCGGAGGTGATGGCGCTGGAGCGCAGCCTCTGA